A single region of the Triticum dicoccoides isolate Atlit2015 ecotype Zavitan chromosome 2B, WEW_v2.0, whole genome shotgun sequence genome encodes:
- the LOC119366085 gene encoding histone-lysine N-methyltransferase ATXR6-like isoform X4: MPKQFPLIQTKIVDFFKIQRRPAAAAAEPPEGKKRKRKATSALVVSEKKSRKLPFTPSKDPVRRLTQMASLATALTATSVVFSNDLTYVPDMASWSANQSALVAGGMQVLPREDAETLSLCKRMVEQGASPRRLQSSGRDWSP; the protein is encoded by the exons ATGCCCAAAC AGTTCCCGCTGATCCAGACGAAGATCGTCGATTTCTTCAAGATCCAGCGGCGCCCGGCGGCCGCGGCGGCCGAGCCGCCGGAGGGGAAGAAGAGGAAGCGGAAGGCCACCAGCGCGTTGGTGGTGTCTGAGAAGAAGAGCAGGAAGCTGCCCTTCACCCCTAGCAAGGACCCCGTCCGGCGCCTCACGCAGATGGCCTCGCTCGCCACGGCGCTCACGGCCACCAGCGTCGTCTTCAGCAACGACCTCACCTACGTGCCCGACATGGCGTCCTGGTCCGCCAACCAATCCGCCCTCGTGGCAGGGGGGATGCAG GTGCTGCCAAGGGAGGATGCAGAGACATTGAGCCTATGCAAGAGGATGGTGGAGCAAGGGGCCTCTCCTCGTCGTCTTCAATCCAGTGGAAGG